In a single window of the Danio aesculapii chromosome 20, fDanAes4.1, whole genome shotgun sequence genome:
- the LOC130247469 gene encoding BICD family-like cargo adapter 2 isoform X2 produces MNWDHQLSSILSEADGSVAKMRERLTTRGRSPRGTEDVFPVRDFTVGVDLKPSSSLSPAVQWTDLTAIQTQLQQQSQAIETLTQNLRLLERERNAQQRQIETLQEEQKRLQDKLEQKERDADRTSLSPGMDRRIEHWKREMDRELISLRGLINRATTLGNQEESFSSKLRREELEQLRREVDIIKNKLLRQEEDTFQLQSEARETRRQYERSSKMLESFTDSYRTHSFDLARMVSQYQHTQQELRGVRVSVSELKDEVRGLVLRDAHPSPAHVQHKPVSAVQTRPERRVSSGSEDDLSPTPSLAEISSDELDPSWLQETEPQTRRRRRRVHLNTDLSGSDFSDAGSELDSDLDNDAEVLDRVSDSAPDLSLSDL; encoded by the exons ATGAACTGGGACCATCAACTGAGCTCCATCCTTTCCGAGGCTGATGGAAGTGTCGCAAAAATGAGG GAACGTCTTACTACCCGTGGACGATCTCCCAGAGGGACAGAAG ATGTGTTTCCAGTCAGAGACTTCACAGTTGGTGTTGATTTGAAGCCCTCTTCCTCTCTTAGTCCTGCTGTTCAGTGGACAGATCTGACCGCCATCCAGACGCAGTTACAGCAACAGAGTCAG GCCATTGAGACTTTAACACAAAATCTGCGATTACTGGAAAGAGAGCGAAATGCACAGCAAAGACAAATAGAAACATTACAAG AGGAACAGAAGAgacttcaggataagctggaacAGAAGGAGCGGGATGCAGATCGGACATCACTGAGTCCTGGAATGGACCGCCGGATCGAGCACTGGAAGAGAGAGATGGATCGAGAGCTGATCAGTCTGAGAGGACTGATCAACAGAGCCACGACTCTAGGAAATCAGGAAGAAAG TTTCAGCTCTAAACTGCGCAGAGAAGAGCTGGAGCAGCTCAGGAGAGAAGTGGACATCATCAAAAATAAACTCT TGCGACAGGAGGAAGATACATTTCAGCTTCAGTCAGAGGCCAGAGAAACAAGGAGACAGTATGAACGCAGCTCTAAG ATGTTAGAGAGTTTCACTGACTCGTACCGTACGCACAGTTTTGATCTCGCTCGGATGGTGTCGCAATACCAGCACACTCAACAAGAACTGCGCGGCGTCAG ggtcaGCGTCTCTGAGCTGAAGGATGAGGTGCGAGGTCTCGTGCTGAGAGACGCTCATCCTTCACCTGCACACGTACAACACAAACCAG TGTCAGCGGTGCAGACGAGGCCTGAGAGACGCGTGTCTTCAGGCTCAGAGGATGATCTCAGTCCCACACCGAGTCTGGCGGAGATCAGCTCTGATGAACTGGATCCGTCGTGGCTGCAGGAAACAG AGCCGCAAACCAGGAGGAGGCGCCGCCGCGTTCATCTCAACACAGATCTGTCAGGAAGTGACTTCAGCGATGCAGGAAGTGAGCTAGATAGTGACCTGGACAATGATGCTGAAGTGCTGGACAGAGTTTCAGACAGTGCTCCAGATCTCAGTCTCAGTGACCTCTGA
- the LOC130247469 gene encoding BICD family-like cargo adapter 2 isoform X1 → MNWDHQLSSILSEADGSVAKMRERLTTRGRSPRGTEDVFPVRDFTVGVDLKPSSSLSPAVQWTDLTAIQTQLQQQSQAIETLTQNLRLLERERNAQQRQIETLQEEQKRLQDKLEQKERDADRTSLSPGMDRRIEHWKREMDRELISLRGLINRATTLGNQEESFSSKLRREELEQLRREVDIIKNKLLRQEEDTFQLQSEARETRRQYERSSKMLESFTDSYRTHSFDLARMVSQYQHTQQELRGVRVSVSELKDEVRGLVLRDAHPSPAHVQHKPAVSAVQTRPERRVSSGSEDDLSPTPSLAEISSDELDPSWLQETEPQTRRRRRRVHLNTDLSGSDFSDAGSELDSDLDNDAEVLDRVSDSAPDLSLSDL, encoded by the exons ATGAACTGGGACCATCAACTGAGCTCCATCCTTTCCGAGGCTGATGGAAGTGTCGCAAAAATGAGG GAACGTCTTACTACCCGTGGACGATCTCCCAGAGGGACAGAAG ATGTGTTTCCAGTCAGAGACTTCACAGTTGGTGTTGATTTGAAGCCCTCTTCCTCTCTTAGTCCTGCTGTTCAGTGGACAGATCTGACCGCCATCCAGACGCAGTTACAGCAACAGAGTCAG GCCATTGAGACTTTAACACAAAATCTGCGATTACTGGAAAGAGAGCGAAATGCACAGCAAAGACAAATAGAAACATTACAAG AGGAACAGAAGAgacttcaggataagctggaacAGAAGGAGCGGGATGCAGATCGGACATCACTGAGTCCTGGAATGGACCGCCGGATCGAGCACTGGAAGAGAGAGATGGATCGAGAGCTGATCAGTCTGAGAGGACTGATCAACAGAGCCACGACTCTAGGAAATCAGGAAGAAAG TTTCAGCTCTAAACTGCGCAGAGAAGAGCTGGAGCAGCTCAGGAGAGAAGTGGACATCATCAAAAATAAACTCT TGCGACAGGAGGAAGATACATTTCAGCTTCAGTCAGAGGCCAGAGAAACAAGGAGACAGTATGAACGCAGCTCTAAG ATGTTAGAGAGTTTCACTGACTCGTACCGTACGCACAGTTTTGATCTCGCTCGGATGGTGTCGCAATACCAGCACACTCAACAAGAACTGCGCGGCGTCAG ggtcaGCGTCTCTGAGCTGAAGGATGAGGTGCGAGGTCTCGTGCTGAGAGACGCTCATCCTTCACCTGCACACGTACAACACAAACCAG CAGTGTCAGCGGTGCAGACGAGGCCTGAGAGACGCGTGTCTTCAGGCTCAGAGGATGATCTCAGTCCCACACCGAGTCTGGCGGAGATCAGCTCTGATGAACTGGATCCGTCGTGGCTGCAGGAAACAG AGCCGCAAACCAGGAGGAGGCGCCGCCGCGTTCATCTCAACACAGATCTGTCAGGAAGTGACTTCAGCGATGCAGGAAGTGAGCTAGATAGTGACCTGGACAATGATGCTGAAGTGCTGGACAGAGTTTCAGACAGTGCTCCAGATCTCAGTCTCAGTGACCTCTGA